The nucleotide sequence TGTAAAAAGGTATCCAGTTTTGCTTGAATGTTATATTGGTACAAATAGGATGATTAATTTCAAAATCAGCATGAAAATAACCATTGGAATCGATTTGGGCCACAATGGGATAGTCTTCGCGTGTTAGCACATTGCCAATATACAGTATTCCGGTTGTGAACCCTGCTCGTGGATCGTAGCCTTTGATGCATCCCCTCAACCGGGCTGTATCTTTACGGAAGAAGGATGAGTTTTCTGTTCGTCTTTTCTCCGCATTCTCTACCTCTGTTTTAACTTTGTTAATAATCTGCACCGATTTCAAGTCTTTATTATCGTCCGTCCGGACTTTCTTACCAATGTTGATCCCGTAAATATCCGGAGTATCGTTTTCTCCGAAGTTGATTTTCTTTACCGATTTGTCTAATGGCGGGAAAATGAGAATCAGTGTTGTGTCTCCAGATTCGGGCATGTACGTTTCTTTCCCAAATTCAGATCCTTCAATCCCTGTAGTAAATAACTTTTCACCCGAAGCATCTACCTGTATATATGTCTCACGTGTAAACTTTACCCACCAACCGGGTATAAATGTACAATGCAGAGTAAGCCGGGTTTCTTTGTTAGTCTGTTGGACTTGCTCAACATGGTAAATGCCTACTTTCGTAAAATCGACGGAAGGATTTGCTACCTTTCGGTTTTTTGCTTGTAGAAGGGTTCCAATACAAAGAAAAATAAGGGAAAGTGTGATCAGTCTTTTCATGGTTTAACTATTAAAGTTGGTAATACGTATAGATTCAAGTCCTCACAAATATACATAATATATTATTTAATCAGTAATTAAAATACACTTTTATTACTAATTATGGGCATACAAATTATAAAGACTTTTCCCGCATACAACTGGGTAGCATATTGCAGGTAGATAAAAGATACCCTGTAAAATAAATAAGAGGGTATCCCCTAAGGGAACCCTCTTATTTATTTTAGGTGTCAGACTACTTATTCGCAGGCTTTCAAGCTCATATCGAGACTCTTTACCGAATGGGTAAGGGCGCCAACAGAGATATAGTCTACGCCACATTCCGCATAGGCACGCAATGTGGTGAAAGTAATTCCTCCCGATGATTCGGTTTCGAAACGTCCGGCAATACGGCGAACAGCCTCTTTTGTATTTTCAATATTGAAGTTATCAAGCATGATGCGATCGATACCACCTACTTGCATGGCTTCTTCAAGCTCGTCAAAATTACGGACCTCGATTTCAATCTTTAAATCTTTGCCTTTAGTCTTCAGGTATTCCTGCGCGCGGGTAATGGCCTGGGTGATACCCCCGGCAAAGTCCACGTGATTATCTTTAAGCAGTATCATGTCGAAAAGACCGATGCGATGGTTTACGCCTCCGCCAATTTTAACGGCTTCTTTCTCGATCATACGCATACCCGGAGTTGTTTTGCGGGTATCCAGTACGCGGGTTTTCGTTCCCTCCAGCAATTTTACATAACTACGTGTTGTTGTGGCAATACCACTCATGCGTTGCATTACGTTCAGCATCAGGCGTTCGGTCTGCAAAAGAGACTGAACCTTTCCTTCCACTTTCAATGCTATATCGCCAACCTTAACCTCTGCTCCGTCGTTTATAAAGACTGTAACCTTCAGACTTGGGTCGAAATAATGGAAAATTCGTTTTGCCATTTCGACACCGGCAAGTACTCCATCCTCTTTAATGATTAGCTGAGATTTGCCCATGGCAGTATCCGGGATACATGAAAGGGTGGTGTGATCGCCATCACCAACATCTTCAGCAAAAGCTAATTTAATAAGCTCGTCTATTAAATGTTCCATCTGTAATTTATTCTATTCTGATTGATTGTATTAAAATTGAATCTCCCGATATTTTGTACGTAATGTTTACACGGTAACTTGATTGTCCGCAGGTTAGTTTACCCACGTAAAATCCGGTAGTTGTTTTTTCGGCCTGGTGTACAATCGTAAATCCACTAGGCTTATTGGATGCAAAGAATTCGGCAAGTAACTGAACGGCCTCTTTTCCAGAGCAGTTTTTAGTATTGGATAACAGTACAAAATCCACTTCTTTATCCATACTGTTTTCGAGTGCTGAGGCATTTCCGCTTGTAAAAGCAGAGGAAATAGGATTCACATTCGCTGCATAAATACTCAGTGAAAGAATCAGTAGCGACAACATAAAGGTAATTCTTCTCATAGCTTTCTCCTTTTTTGTGTTCTAGCATACAAAGGTATATATTTTTAGCGTAACTTAGCCCCTTAAACAGGTTAAATATAGGTAGATGAAGATTTCACTTGTCGTAATTGGTAAAACTGACGCCGCGTATTTTGTGGATGCGATTAATGAATACAAGAGCAGACTGGTTCATTATATACCCTTCGAAATGGAAGTGATACCCGATATTAAGAATGTAAAAAACTTACGGGAAGATCAGCAGAAAGAGAAAGAAGGAGAATTGATTTTAAAGACGTTACAACCGGGAGATTACCTGGTTTTGCTAGATGAACATGGAAAGTCTTTTACCTCCATGGAGTTTGCCACATACATAGAACGGAAGATGCATGTTGTTCCCAAGCGACTGGTTTTTGTTATCGGCGGACCGTACGGTTTTAGTGAGGCTGTTTATAAAGCGGCTTCGGAGAAAATATCTCTTAGCAAAATGACATTCTCGCATCAGATGATTCGTCTTATCTTTGTGGAACAGATTTACAGGGCAATGACAATTCTAAATAACGAACCTTATCATCACGAATAGGGTAATGCCTGCAAAATACAAAAAACCGGATAACAGTTTCTTTTCGTAAAAGACTGTTATCCGGTTTTTTGTATGCGGTAAATAAATTAACCTCTTGTTTTCTGAAGCAGCAGGTAATCCAGTATGGTCATGGCTGCCATGGCTTCCACAATGGGTACCGCGCGAGGCAACACACATGGGTCGTGACGGCCTTTTGCTTTCAGAATAGTTTCTTCTCCGGTTTTGGTAACCGTTTGCTGTTCCATTAAAATGGTGGCAACCGATTTAAATGCAACGCGGAAATAAATATCCTGACCGTCTGATATACCTCCCTGGATACCTCCGGAATAATTTGTGCGTGTATTGATTTTACCGTTGTCGTTATAGAAACGGTCGTTTCGTTCGGAGCCACGGTAAAGAGCCGCTTCGAAACCGTCGCCGTATTCGAAACCCTTTACGGCGTTGATGCTTAACATGGCATTGCCCAGTGCTGCATGCAACTTTCCGAAAACAGGTTCGCCAAGTCCAACCGGCGTTCCTTTTATAACACAGGTGATAATACCTCCAATGGTATCTCCCTGGGATTTTACTTCGGCAATAAGTTCTTCCATTTCGGCGGCCATTTGCATATCCGGACAGCGAACGGCATTACTTTCTGTAAGACTCAAGTCGTACTCCTGATAAGATTTATCCAGTTTTAAAGGACCCACTTGCGAAGTGAATGCCTGGATATTTACACCTTCCTGTTTTAATGCAAGTTTGGCAATGGCTCCTGCCACACAGCGCGCTATGGTTTCGCGGGCAGATGAACGTCCACCTCCACGGTGATCGCGGATACCATATTTAGTCTGGTAGGTATAATCGGCATGTGAAGGTCGGAATACCTCCTTCATATTGTCGTAATCCGCCGAATGCTGATTGTCGTTCCATATAATGAATCCGATGGGGGTGCCTGTAGTCTT is from uncultured Macellibacteroides sp. and encodes:
- the nadC gene encoding carboxylating nicotinate-nucleotide diphosphorylase — encoded protein: MEHLIDELIKLAFAEDVGDGDHTTLSCIPDTAMGKSQLIIKEDGVLAGVEMAKRIFHYFDPSLKVTVFINDGAEVKVGDIALKVEGKVQSLLQTERLMLNVMQRMSGIATTTRSYVKLLEGTKTRVLDTRKTTPGMRMIEKEAVKIGGGVNHRIGLFDMILLKDNHVDFAGGITQAITRAQEYLKTKGKDLKIEIEVRNFDELEEAMQVGGIDRIMLDNFNIENTKEAVRRIAGRFETESSGGITFTTLRAYAECGVDYISVGALTHSVKSLDMSLKACE
- a CDS encoding DUF4783 domain-containing protein, which produces MRRITFMLSLLILSLSIYAANVNPISSAFTSGNASALENSMDKEVDFVLLSNTKNCSGKEAVQLLAEFFASNKPSGFTIVHQAEKTTTGFYVGKLTCGQSSYRVNITYKISGDSILIQSIRIE
- the rlmH gene encoding 23S rRNA (pseudouridine(1915)-N(3))-methyltransferase RlmH, translated to MKISLVVIGKTDAAYFVDAINEYKSRLVHYIPFEMEVIPDIKNVKNLREDQQKEKEGELILKTLQPGDYLVLLDEHGKSFTSMEFATYIERKMHVVPKRLVFVIGGPYGFSEAVYKAASEKISLSKMTFSHQMIRLIFVEQIYRAMTILNNEPYHHE
- the aroC gene encoding chorismate synthase produces the protein MNSFGNLFRLTSFGESHGAGIGGVIDGCPAGIELDMTFIQNELNRRKPGQSKITTPRKEADEVTFLSGVFEGKTTGTPIGFIIWNDNQHSADYDNMKEVFRPSHADYTYQTKYGIRDHRGGGRSSARETIARCVAGAIAKLALKQEGVNIQAFTSQVGPLKLDKSYQEYDLSLTESNAVRCPDMQMAAEMEELIAEVKSQGDTIGGIITCVIKGTPVGLGEPVFGKLHAALGNAMLSINAVKGFEYGDGFEAALYRGSERNDRFYNDNGKINTRTNYSGGIQGGISDGQDIYFRVAFKSVATILMEQQTVTKTGEETILKAKGRHDPCVLPRAVPIVEAMAAMTILDYLLLQKTRG